A single region of the Penaeus vannamei isolate JL-2024 chromosome 23, ASM4276789v1, whole genome shotgun sequence genome encodes:
- the LOC138865991 gene encoding uncharacterized protein — protein MAKVSEVFTELYFEYVSGLPVRCTDVSSWSGGVELVGCVELVGCFELVGCVELVGCVELVGCVELVGCVELAKGVELVGCVELVGCVELVGCVELVGCVELVGCVELVGCVELAKGVELVGCVELVGCVELVGCVELAKGVELVGCVELVGCVELVGCVELVGCVELVGCVELVGCVELVGCVELVGCVELVGCVELVGCVELVGCVELVGCVELVGCVELVGCVELVGCVELVGCVELAKGVELVGCVELVGCVELVGCVELVGCVELVGCVELVGCVELVGCVELVGCVELVGCVELVGCVELVGCVELVGCVELVGYVVELVGCVELVGCVELVGCVELVGCVELVGCVELVGCVELAKGVELVGCVELVGCVELAKGVELVGCVELVGCVELVGCVELVGCVELVGCVELVGCVELVGCVELVGCVELVGCVELVGCVELVGCVELVGCVELVGCVVELVGCVELVGCVELVGCVELVGCVELVGSVELVGCVELVGCVELVGCVELVGCVELVGCVEDTVIISITPNAVCICCSDRDAPCKAMR, from the exons ATGGCGAAGGTGTCCGAAG TATTTACCGAACTGTATTTTGAATATGTTTCGGGACTACCTGTTCGGTGTACGgatgtgtcgagttggtcggGTGGCGTCGAGTTGGTCGgatgtgtcgagttggtcggatgtttcgagttggtcggatgtgtcgagttggtcggatgtgtcgagttggttgggtgtgtcgagttggtcggatgtGTCGAGTTGGCCAAAGgtgtcgagttggtcggatgtgtcgagttggtcgggtgtgtcgagttggtcgggtgtgtcgagttggtcggatgtgtcgagttggttgggtgtgtcgagttggtcggatgtGTCGAGTTGGCCAAAGgtgtcgagttggtcggatgtgtcgagttggtcgggtgtgtcgagttggtcggatgtGTCGAGTTGGCCAAAGgtgtcgagttggtcggatgtgtcgagttggtcggatgtgtcgagttggtcggatgtGTCGAGTTAGTCGGATGTGTCGAATTGGTCGgatgtgtcgagttggtcggatgtGTCGAATTGGTAGGATGTGTCGAGTTAGTCGgatgtgtcgagttggtcggatgtgtcgagttggtcggatgtgtcgagttggtcggatgCGTCGAGTTGGTAGgatgtgtcgagttggtcggatgCGTCGAGTTGGTAGgatgtgtcgagttggtcgggtgtgtcgagttggtcggatgtGTCGAGTTGGCCAAAGgtgtcgagttggtcggatgtgtcgagttggtcggatgtgtcgagttggtcgggtgtgtcgagttggtcgggtgtgtcgagttggtcggatgtgtcgagttagtcggatgtgtcgagttggtcggatgtgtcgagttggtcggatgCGTCGAGTTGGTAGgatgtgtcgagttggtcggatgtgtcgagttggtcggatgtgtcgagttggtcggatgCGTCGAGTTGGTCGGATATGTCGTCGAATTGGTCGGATGTGTAGAATTGGTAGgatgtgtcgagttggtcggatgtgtcgagttggtcggatgtgtcgagttggtcgggtgtgtcgagttggtcggatgtGTCGAGTTGGCCAAAGgtgtcgagttggtcggatgtgtcgagttggtcggatgtGTCGAGTTGGCCAAAGgtgtcgagttggtcggatgtgtcgagttggtcggatgtgtcgagttggtcggatgtgtcgagttggtcggGTGCGTCGAGTTAGTCGgatgtgtcgagttggtcggatgtGTCGAGTTAGTCGGATGTGTCGAGTTAGTCGGATGTGTCGAGTTAGTCGGATGTGTCGAATTGGTCGgatgtgtcgagttggtcggatgtgtcgagttggtcggatgCGTCGAGTTGGTCGGATGTGTCGTCGAATTGGTCGgatgtgtcgagttggtcggatgtGTAGAATTGGTAGgatgtgtcgagttggtcggatgtGTCGAATTGGTCGGAAgtgtcgagttggtcggatgtGTCGAATTGGTAGgatgtgtcgagttggtcggatgtgtcgagttagtcggatgtgtcgagttggtcggatgtgtcga AGACACAGTTATCATCAGCATAACACCGAACGCCGTCTGTATATGCTGCTCTGACAGGGACGCTCCTTGTAAAGCTATGAGgtag